A genomic segment from Flavobacterium inviolabile encodes:
- a CDS encoding SusD/RagB family nutrient-binding outer membrane lipoprotein has protein sequence MKKLLIPILAIASLFFTGCVNDDIDFNDDTSKTYTASAEALLSNSQKELTDQMTTPSVNLNVFRYFSQYWAATLYRAESRYNLTSRRIPDNHWRVLYTRVLGNLKTAKEVVDAEAKPENIDQATWDKIQINKSAIIEILNVYTYQILVDSFGDVPYTEALQPVNIVLPKYDDDQAIYLDLLSRLNAATAQLDTNFASFSKGDLLYNGNIAKWKLFANSLKVKLAINISDVNNSLAQSTIESAYTAGVITANSDNALVQFNSFSPNYNQIFGELVASNRNDFVPTSVFVDELNTLNDPRRPVFFTPMADGSYVGGAYGYTNTQPYETSYSHIGDEIKKADAKGVLFDAAEVNFYLAEAAARGYNVGGTPDTYYSAAITASLNYWNIPTGDISTYLGQSTVAYATAAGTWKEKIGKQAWIALYNRGFESWNSFRRLDAPGLTAPPSAFPVAEGKIPVRLTYPVNEQTVNGNSYQAASAAIGGDKLTTKVFWDVN, from the coding sequence ATGAAAAAGTTATTAATCCCGATACTAGCAATCGCATCATTATTCTTTACAGGATGTGTTAATGATGATATCGACTTTAACGACGACACCAGCAAGACTTATACCGCCAGTGCCGAAGCGTTATTATCGAACTCGCAAAAAGAATTAACCGACCAGATGACAACACCAAGTGTTAACCTGAACGTATTCCGCTATTTTTCGCAATATTGGGCGGCAACCCTATACAGAGCCGAATCCCGATACAATCTTACCAGCAGAAGAATTCCGGACAACCACTGGAGAGTTTTATATACCCGTGTTTTAGGAAACTTAAAAACAGCCAAGGAAGTAGTTGATGCCGAAGCAAAACCGGAAAACATCGATCAGGCCACATGGGATAAAATACAGATCAACAAATCGGCTATTATCGAAATCTTAAATGTGTACACTTACCAGATACTGGTAGACTCCTTTGGAGATGTTCCCTACACGGAAGCCTTACAGCCGGTTAACATTGTTTTACCGAAATATGACGACGACCAGGCAATCTATCTTGATTTGCTTAGCAGGCTGAATGCCGCCACAGCACAATTGGATACCAACTTTGCTTCTTTCAGCAAAGGCGATTTACTATACAACGGTAATATTGCCAAATGGAAACTGTTTGCCAATTCCCTGAAAGTAAAACTGGCGATCAACATTTCGGATGTAAACAACTCCCTGGCTCAGTCCACCATTGAAAGTGCTTATACAGCCGGTGTGATCACAGCAAATAGCGACAACGCTCTGGTACAGTTCAATTCCTTTTCGCCAAACTACAACCAGATTTTCGGAGAATTGGTTGCCAGCAACAGAAATGACTTTGTTCCCACATCTGTGTTTGTTGATGAGCTGAACACCCTAAACGATCCCAGAAGACCTGTATTTTTCACCCCAATGGCAGACGGAAGCTATGTGGGCGGTGCATACGGATATACCAATACACAACCTTATGAAACGTCTTATTCCCACATAGGGGACGAAATCAAAAAGGCAGATGCCAAAGGAGTGCTATTCGATGCGGCAGAAGTTAATTTCTACCTAGCAGAAGCAGCAGCCAGAGGTTATAACGTGGGTGGTACACCAGATACTTACTATAGTGCGGCCATTACCGCATCATTAAATTACTGGAACATCCCAACCGGCGATATCTCGACCTATCTTGGACAAAGTACGGTAGCCTATGCTACGGCAGCCGGAACCTGGAAAGAAAAAATAGGAAAACAGGCATGGATAGCACTGTACAACAGAGGCTTTGAATCCTGGAACTCCTTCAGAAGATTAGATGCACCCGGGCTTACTGCTCCTCCCAGTGCATTCCCTGTTGCAGAAGGCAAAATACCGGTTAGGCTAACGTACCCTGTTAACGAACAAACCGTTAACGGTAACAGCTACCAGGCGGCAAGTGCTGCAATTGGCGGCGACAAGCTTACCACAAAAGTTTTCTGGGACGTAAATTAA
- a CDS encoding SusC/RagA family TonB-linked outer membrane protein: protein MRAKFKAFLTLVLVLLVQNLFAQERTVSGKVTDVSGLPLPGVSVIVKGTTNGTQTDFDGNYKIKVSPTAVLVYSFIGMKTQEIRAASTVMNVKLDEEAKVLEGVVVTALGITRDKKSLGYSSQKVEGSQINSSPTTNFVNNLAGKVAGLDVKTNSNFGGSTNIVLRGSKSITGNNQALIVVDGIPISNANLNTKDAVNGRDGYDFGNAAADIDPNNIESINVLKGAAATALYGSLAQQGAIMITTKKGRKNSDIGIAVSSTVSVGYYDKSTFPKYQKEYGQGYAGEDSIYSADVDGDGIPDLVASTGDDASYGNAFNPSLMVYNWNAFVPGNPHYGQATPWVAAQNDPGTFFQNSTSYVNNVSLNGGDSNSAFNLSYTNNSETGIMPNSKLIKNAISGNYSRDLNDKIKINSFMTFSHQSVTGRNSVGYGDNLLTGFRQWWPVNVDVQELRSEYFRTGRNVTWNMIDPTNGDLRPNFWNNPYFERYENYTTDNRKRLLTGASISFDVTKNFNLLGRVGIDYSYDKQELRKAIGSHAEEFGISQVTNQATESSGYVMFTRDFLQQNYDIIGTYDLSLSSDLSAKIIGGFNFIRADSYSFEGATAGGLLIPGIYSLSNSSVFIPPVESTIKYEKAGVYGQANIDFKKMVYLEGSFRHDESTALPKSSRGYDYYSAGTSIILSEMIKADWLSFAKLRLNYARVGNDPLYGRLGAKQNNGSVNNNPIFGNSDQLIEFEKLRPEITHSWELGLEASIFKNRLSLDASVYKTNTKDQIFFVPQSPATQYISKQINAGELENKGIEVALTATPIKTNDFSWQINVNWSKNVNKLLSLDAGRTNLLLTTFQRTSLNATVGEPYGTIRGTDYVYDGSGNPVVGDDGLYLQKQDQVLGNIQPDWIGGVYNKVTYKDLSLSFLINVREGGSIFSLDQAYGQETGLYPETAGLNDLGNPVRSPLSQGGGIILPGVKEDGTPNDIRVDATASANVFGADSTPEKAYVYDASFVKLREVGLTYTMPAKLLGRSFIKGASFSLLGNNLWIIHKNTPYSDPEAGSSGGNIQGYQSGVMPSVKVYSFNVKLNF from the coding sequence ATGAGAGCAAAATTCAAAGCTTTTTTAACACTTGTATTGGTGTTACTTGTGCAAAATCTCTTTGCCCAAGAAAGAACAGTTTCCGGTAAAGTAACAGATGTAAGTGGCTTACCGCTACCTGGTGTTAGTGTCATTGTAAAAGGCACCACAAATGGAACACAAACTGATTTTGATGGCAACTATAAAATAAAAGTAAGCCCTACAGCAGTTTTGGTTTATTCATTTATTGGGATGAAGACCCAAGAAATCAGGGCAGCATCTACAGTTATGAATGTAAAATTAGATGAAGAAGCAAAAGTATTAGAAGGTGTGGTAGTAACCGCTTTAGGGATTACCCGGGATAAAAAATCTTTAGGATATTCCTCTCAAAAAGTAGAAGGAAGCCAGATAAACTCCTCACCAACCACAAATTTCGTAAACAATCTTGCCGGTAAAGTAGCCGGACTGGATGTAAAAACCAACTCCAACTTTGGAGGATCCACAAACATTGTACTGCGTGGATCGAAATCCATAACCGGTAACAACCAGGCATTAATAGTCGTAGACGGTATTCCGATCAGTAATGCCAACCTGAACACTAAAGATGCCGTAAACGGAAGAGACGGTTATGACTTTGGTAATGCTGCAGCCGATATTGACCCGAACAATATCGAGTCGATAAACGTATTGAAAGGAGCTGCTGCTACAGCGCTATACGGAAGTTTAGCCCAACAGGGAGCCATCATGATTACCACTAAAAAAGGAAGAAAAAATTCCGATATTGGTATCGCTGTCAGCTCAACAGTATCGGTAGGGTATTATGACAAATCCACATTTCCGAAATACCAGAAAGAATACGGACAGGGATATGCCGGAGAAGACAGTATCTATTCGGCTGATGTAGACGGAGACGGGATTCCTGATTTAGTCGCCTCAACCGGTGATGATGCCTCCTATGGTAATGCCTTCAATCCTTCCTTAATGGTGTATAACTGGAATGCATTCGTACCCGGTAATCCACACTACGGACAGGCAACCCCATGGGTAGCGGCACAGAACGATCCGGGCACTTTCTTCCAGAATTCAACCTCCTACGTGAACAACGTTTCCCTGAATGGCGGCGACAGCAACAGTGCTTTTAACCTGAGCTATACCAATAATTCCGAAACCGGGATTATGCCAAACAGTAAATTAATTAAAAACGCTATTAGCGGTAACTACTCCAGAGATCTGAATGACAAAATCAAGATAAACTCTTTTATGACATTCTCCCATCAGAGTGTAACCGGTAGAAACAGCGTTGGATATGGTGACAACCTCTTAACCGGTTTCAGACAATGGTGGCCTGTTAACGTAGACGTACAGGAATTGCGTTCCGAATATTTCAGAACCGGACGTAACGTAACCTGGAACATGATCGACCCGACAAACGGCGACTTAAGACCTAACTTCTGGAACAACCCCTACTTTGAAAGATATGAAAACTATACGACCGATAACAGAAAACGTTTGTTAACCGGAGCCAGTATCAGTTTTGATGTCACCAAAAACTTCAACCTGTTAGGCCGTGTGGGTATTGACTATTCTTATGACAAACAGGAATTAAGAAAAGCAATAGGCAGCCACGCCGAAGAATTTGGAATTTCGCAGGTTACAAACCAGGCAACAGAATCATCAGGATATGTAATGTTCACCCGGGACTTCCTGCAACAAAACTACGACATCATTGGTACCTACGATTTAAGCCTGTCTTCGGACCTGTCTGCAAAAATAATCGGTGGTTTTAACTTTATCCGGGCCGACTCCTACTCTTTTGAAGGAGCAACTGCCGGTGGATTATTAATTCCGGGTATTTACAGCCTTTCCAATTCGAGCGTATTCATTCCGCCGGTGGAATCGACCATTAAATATGAAAAAGCCGGTGTTTACGGACAAGCCAATATCGACTTCAAAAAAATGGTTTACCTGGAAGGTTCATTCCGTCATGACGAATCAACCGCGTTACCAAAATCAAGCCGTGGTTATGACTACTATTCAGCCGGAACCAGTATCATCCTATCAGAAATGATAAAAGCAGACTGGCTTTCGTTTGCAAAACTAAGATTGAACTATGCAAGAGTGGGTAACGACCCGTTATACGGAAGACTTGGTGCCAAACAAAACAACGGTTCCGTTAACAACAACCCGATTTTCGGAAACAGCGACCAGCTGATTGAATTTGAAAAACTAAGACCGGAAATCACCCATTCATGGGAATTAGGTCTGGAAGCTTCCATATTCAAAAACCGATTGAGCCTGGATGCTTCGGTATACAAAACCAATACCAAAGACCAGATTTTCTTTGTTCCGCAATCGCCGGCAACACAATATATCTCCAAACAGATCAACGCCGGGGAACTTGAAAACAAAGGTATCGAGGTTGCTTTAACGGCTACCCCTATCAAAACAAACGACTTCTCATGGCAGATCAATGTGAACTGGTCTAAAAACGTCAACAAACTGTTATCGCTAGATGCCGGAAGAACCAACCTGTTACTGACTACTTTCCAGCGTACTTCCCTGAACGCAACGGTAGGCGAACCATACGGAACCATCAGAGGTACAGACTATGTATATGATGGCAGCGGAAATCCGGTAGTTGGCGACGATGGATTATACCTTCAAAAACAGGACCAGGTATTGGGTAACATCCAACCGGACTGGATTGGCGGTGTGTACAACAAAGTAACCTATAAAGATTTATCATTAAGCTTCCTGATTAATGTTAGAGAAGGCGGTAGCATCTTCTCACTTGACCAGGCATACGGACAGGAAACCGGTTTATATCCGGAAACAGCAGGGCTGAACGATTTAGGAAACCCTGTCAGAAGCCCGTTAAGCCAGGGTGGTGGTATCATCCTTCCGGGTGTAAAAGAAGACGGAACGCCAAATGACATCCGTGTAGACGCAACAGCATCTGCCAATGTTTTCGGAGCAGATTCCACTCCTGAAAAAGCCTATGTTTATGATGCGTCTTTTGTAAAATTAAGAGAAGTTGGTTTAACCTATACCATGCCTGCAAAATTACTGGGTCGTTCTTTTATCAAAGGAGCTTCTTTCAGCCTGCTGGGCAACAACTTATGGATCATTCATAAAAACACTCCATATTCAGACCCGGAAGCCGGATCATCCGGTGGAAACATACAAGGATACCAGTCTGGTGTAATGCCTTCGGTTAAAGTATATTCATTTAATGTAAAATTAAACTTCTAA
- a CDS encoding BamA/TamA family outer membrane protein has product MKKLLLLSFFILLCHSGKAQNLYLKIEGTAISENKTIDSIGYQHKHANAKSILDENNTFATSLFKKGYLESRLLEQSKTNDSTFTFTYAIGKRTSLIHIYIGNITAEEKELLHFKNDTLQIPLSETEAFMNQGIQTLEKKGYSLSSLQLTDYKKINHTLTAQLEIHTEKKRSLNDIVIAGYTKFPEGIRKNILKQNRKKTFNQENLKLIHNSFNALPFVNQTKYPEILFTKDSTKVYVYLEKAKPNRFDGFVGFSNDDNGAVKFNGYLDLLLNNILNSGEKFNLYWKNDGKEQTTFNLGAEIPYLFKSPLGIKGNLKIFKQDSTFQNTSTDINLGYYFNYNSKVFLGYQETESVDIQKANSSTLSNYNNSFITSSYEYYAYNPDDFLFPERTSLLLKGGIGSRKSKIESNDQYFFQINAAHNIYLNRRNIFNLRNQTFYLQSNNYIINELYRFGGINSIRGFNENSLQANLYSGLLIEYRYVLASNIYVHSITDFAYFQDKTSNLKDNLLGLGFGFGLLTKNGLFNIVYANGSTKNQEIKLSNSIIHISVKTRF; this is encoded by the coding sequence TTGAAAAAGCTACTCCTACTTTCATTTTTCATACTCCTCTGCCACTCCGGTAAAGCCCAAAACCTGTACCTGAAAATTGAAGGAACAGCCATCTCCGAAAACAAAACCATCGACAGCATCGGCTACCAGCACAAGCACGCCAATGCCAAATCCATACTGGACGAGAACAACACCTTCGCCACTTCCCTTTTTAAGAAAGGCTACCTGGAAAGCAGACTACTGGAGCAATCCAAAACAAACGACAGTACTTTTACCTTCACGTATGCTATCGGAAAGAGAACCAGCCTTATACACATATATATAGGTAACATAACCGCCGAAGAAAAAGAGCTGTTACATTTCAAAAACGATACCCTGCAGATTCCTCTATCCGAAACAGAAGCCTTTATGAACCAGGGAATACAGACGCTCGAAAAAAAAGGATACTCCCTTAGCTCACTTCAATTAACAGACTATAAAAAAATAAATCACACGTTAACCGCACAGCTGGAAATCCACACAGAAAAAAAACGCAGCCTGAACGACATTGTCATTGCCGGATACACCAAATTCCCGGAAGGCATCCGCAAAAACATTTTAAAACAAAACCGGAAGAAAACCTTTAACCAGGAAAACCTGAAACTAATCCACAACAGCTTTAATGCACTGCCTTTTGTTAACCAGACAAAATATCCGGAAATCCTTTTCACAAAAGACAGCACCAAAGTTTATGTTTACCTGGAAAAAGCAAAACCCAATCGCTTTGACGGTTTTGTAGGCTTTTCCAATGACGACAACGGTGCTGTAAAATTTAACGGTTACCTTGACCTGCTGCTAAACAACATCCTGAACTCCGGAGAGAAATTCAACCTGTACTGGAAAAACGACGGAAAAGAACAAACCACCTTCAACCTGGGCGCAGAAATCCCGTACCTCTTTAAAAGTCCGCTGGGGATCAAAGGAAATTTAAAAATATTCAAACAGGACAGTACCTTTCAAAACACCTCAACCGACATCAATCTCGGTTATTACTTTAATTACAACTCAAAAGTATTCCTTGGCTACCAGGAAACCGAATCTGTAGACATTCAAAAAGCAAATTCCAGCACACTGAGCAACTACAACAATTCCTTTATTACCAGCTCCTACGAATACTACGCCTATAACCCGGACGATTTCCTTTTCCCGGAAAGAACCAGCCTGCTGTTAAAAGGCGGTATCGGCTCCCGGAAATCAAAAATAGAAAGCAACGATCAGTATTTTTTCCAGATCAATGCCGCCCACAACATTTACCTCAACAGGAGAAACATCTTTAACCTGCGGAATCAGACTTTTTACCTGCAAAGCAATAACTACATCATTAACGAATTATACCGCTTCGGAGGAATCAACTCCATCCGCGGATTTAACGAAAACAGCCTGCAGGCCAATTTATACTCCGGACTACTCATCGAGTACCGCTACGTACTGGCTTCCAACATTTACGTTCATTCCATTACCGACTTCGCCTATTTCCAGGACAAGACCTCCAATTTAAAAGACAACTTACTCGGTCTTGGTTTCGGCTTCGGACTGCTAACCAAAAACGGACTCTTCAATATCGTTTATGCTAACGGAAGTACAAAAAACCAGGAAATAAAACTTTCCAACTCCATTATCCACATCAGTGTCAAAACAAGATTTTAA
- the rpsL gene encoding 30S ribosomal protein S12, producing MPTIQQLVRTGRAQITKKSKSAALDSCPQRRGVCTRVYTTTPKKPNSAMRKVARVRLTNGNEVNAYIPGEGHNLQEHSIVLVRGGRVKDLPGVRYHIVRGALDTAGVNGRTQRRSKYGAKRPKDKK from the coding sequence ATGCCAACAATTCAACAATTAGTAAGAACAGGGAGAGCCCAGATAACTAAGAAGAGTAAATCGGCTGCTTTAGATTCTTGTCCTCAAAGAAGAGGGGTTTGTACGCGTGTTTACACTACTACGCCAAAGAAACCAAACTCTGCAATGCGTAAAGTTGCGCGTGTACGTTTGACAAATGGTAATGAAGTGAATGCTTACATCCCAGGAGAAGGACACAATCTACAAGAGCACTCGATAGTATTAGTTAGAGGCGGAAGGGTAAAAGATTTACCAGGTGTTAGATACCACATCGTTCGTGGTGCTTTGGATACTGCCGGAGTTAACGGTAGAACTCAAAGAAGATCTAAATATGGTGCTAAACGCCCTAAAGACAAAAAGTAA
- the rpsG gene encoding 30S ribosomal protein S7 has translation MRKRQAKKRPLLPDPKFNDQLVTRFVNNLMWDGKKSTAFKVFYDALEIVETKKQDAEKSSLEIWKDALTNVMPHVEVRSRRVGGATFQIPMQIRPDRKISMAMKWMILYARRRNEKSMAGKLASEILAAAKEEGAAVKKRMDTHKMAEANKAFSHFRF, from the coding sequence ATGAGAAAAAGACAGGCCAAAAAAAGACCTCTTTTACCAGATCCGAAATTTAACGATCAGTTAGTAACACGTTTTGTGAATAATTTAATGTGGGACGGTAAAAAATCGACTGCTTTCAAAGTATTCTATGATGCTTTAGAGATCGTTGAGACTAAAAAGCAAGATGCAGAAAAATCTTCATTGGAAATCTGGAAAGATGCATTAACAAATGTTATGCCTCACGTAGAAGTAAGAAGCCGCAGAGTTGGTGGAGCTACATTCCAAATCCCAATGCAAATTCGTCCGGATAGAAAAATTTCTATGGCGATGAAATGGATGATTCTTTATGCCAGAAGAAGAAATGAGAAATCTATGGCAGGGAAACTTGCTTCTGAAATTTTAGCTGCTGCAAAAGAAGAAGGTGCTGCTGTTAAAAAGAGAATGGATACTCACAAAATGGCAGAAGCGAACAAAGCATTCTCTCACTTTAGATTTTAA
- the fusA gene encoding elongation factor G: MARDLKYTRNIGIAAHIDAGKTTTTERILFYTGKTHKIGEVHEGAATMDWMEQEAERGITITSAATTCTWNFPTNQGASTPDTKDYHFNIIDTPGHVDFTVEVNRSLRVLDGLVFLFSAVDGVEPQSETNWRLADNYKVPRMGFVNKMDRQGSNFLAVCQQVKDMLKSNAVPLVLPIGDEADFRGVVDLIKNQAIVWHDETQGATFDIVPIPEDMVADAKQYRAQLIEEVAAYDENLLEKFMEDESSITEEEINNALRRATIDMAIIPMLCGSSFKNKGVQFMLDSVCKFLPSPLDKEAIEGTNPDTEEPISRKPSVTEPFAALAFKIATDPYVGRLAFFRAYSGRLDAGSYVLNNRSGNKERISRIYQMHANKQNPIEYIEAGDIGAAVGFKDIKTGDTLSDEKHPIVLESMDFPDPVIGIAVEPKTKADVDKMGMALAKLAEEDPTFTVRTDHASGQTIISGMGELHLDIIVDRMRREFKVEVNQGEPQVEYKEAFTRSAQHRETYKKQSGGRGKFGDIVFRIEPADEVDGKVPVGLQFVNEVKGGNVPKEYIPAVEKGFREAMKSGPLAGYEVDSLKVTLLDGSFHPVDSDALSFELAAKMGYKESAKAAGAVILEPIMKLEVLTPEENMGDIVGDLNRRRGQINNMDDRNGAKVVKASVPLSEMFGYVTTLRTLSSGRATSTMEFSHYAETPNNISEEVIKKAKGNA; this comes from the coding sequence ATGGCTAGAGATTTAAAATATACTAGAAATATTGGGATTGCTGCTCACATTGATGCTGGTAAAACAACAACAACAGAGCGTATCTTATTCTATACGGGAAAAACACACAAAATTGGTGAGGTGCACGAAGGTGCTGCAACAATGGACTGGATGGAGCAAGAAGCAGAAAGAGGTATTACTATTACTTCTGCTGCAACAACTTGTACCTGGAATTTCCCTACAAATCAAGGAGCTTCTACTCCTGATACCAAAGACTACCACTTTAATATTATCGATACTCCGGGACACGTTGACTTTACAGTTGAGGTAAACCGTTCGTTACGTGTATTAGATGGATTAGTTTTCTTGTTTAGTGCTGTTGATGGTGTTGAGCCACAATCAGAAACTAACTGGAGACTTGCTGACAACTATAAAGTTCCTCGTATGGGGTTTGTTAACAAGATGGACCGTCAGGGTTCAAACTTCTTAGCAGTTTGTCAACAAGTAAAAGATATGTTGAAATCAAACGCTGTTCCATTGGTATTGCCAATTGGTGATGAGGCTGATTTCAGAGGAGTTGTTGATTTGATCAAAAATCAGGCTATTGTTTGGCATGATGAGACTCAAGGAGCTACTTTTGATATCGTTCCTATCCCTGAGGATATGGTTGCTGATGCAAAACAATACAGAGCACAGTTAATTGAAGAAGTTGCTGCGTATGACGAAAACCTTTTAGAGAAATTCATGGAAGATGAAAGCTCTATTACTGAGGAAGAAATCAACAATGCATTAAGAAGAGCAACTATCGATATGGCTATCATCCCGATGTTGTGTGGTTCTTCATTTAAAAACAAAGGAGTTCAGTTCATGTTGGATTCAGTTTGTAAATTCTTGCCTTCTCCATTGGATAAAGAGGCAATTGAAGGAACAAATCCTGATACCGAGGAGCCAATTTCTCGTAAGCCATCTGTTACAGAGCCTTTCGCTGCTTTAGCATTTAAAATCGCTACTGACCCTTATGTTGGTCGTTTAGCATTCTTCAGAGCTTATTCCGGACGTTTGGACGCAGGTTCTTATGTGTTGAATAACCGTTCTGGAAATAAAGAGCGTATTTCCCGTATCTACCAAATGCACGCTAACAAACAAAATCCTATCGAATATATTGAGGCAGGAGATATTGGAGCTGCTGTTGGATTTAAAGATATCAAAACGGGTGATACCTTATCTGATGAGAAACACCCTATCGTATTAGAATCTATGGATTTCCCTGATCCGGTAATTGGTATCGCTGTTGAGCCTAAAACTAAGGCAGACGTTGATAAAATGGGTATGGCTTTAGCTAAATTAGCTGAAGAGGATCCTACGTTTACAGTGAGAACTGACCATGCTTCAGGACAAACTATTATTTCTGGTATGGGTGAGCTTCACTTAGACATTATTGTGGATCGTATGAGACGTGAGTTTAAAGTAGAAGTAAACCAAGGTGAGCCTCAGGTTGAGTACAAAGAAGCTTTCACAAGATCTGCTCAACACAGAGAAACTTACAAAAAACAGTCTGGTGGACGTGGTAAATTCGGTGATATCGTATTTAGAATTGAGCCTGCTGATGAAGTTGACGGAAAAGTGCCGGTTGGATTACAGTTCGTTAACGAAGTTAAAGGTGGTAACGTTCCTAAGGAATATATCCCGGCTGTAGAAAAAGGATTTAGAGAAGCTATGAAATCAGGTCCATTAGCTGGATATGAAGTTGATAGTTTAAAAGTTACTTTATTGGATGGATCTTTCCACCCGGTGGATTCCGATGCACTATCTTTCGAATTGGCTGCTAAAATGGGATATAAAGAGTCTGCTAAAGCTGCAGGAGCTGTTATCCTTGAGCCAATCATGAAATTAGAGGTATTAACTCCGGAAGAAAATATGGGTGATATTGTTGGGGATTTAAACCGTCGTAGAGGTCAGATCAACAACATGGATGATAGAAATGGTGCTAAAGTTGTTAAAGCTAGTGTGCCGCTTTCTGAAATGTTCGGATATGTAACAACATTGAGAACATTGTCTTCAGGTAGAGCAACTTCTACAATGGAGTTCTCTCACTATGCTGAAACGCCAAACAATATTTCTGAGGAAGTAATTAAAAAAGCAAAAGGTAACGCTTAA
- the rpsJ gene encoding 30S ribosomal protein S10 produces the protein MSQKIRIKLKSYDHSLVDKSAEKIVKTVKSTGAVVTGPIPLPTHKKIFTVLRSPHVNKKSREQFEVSSYKRLLDIYSSSSKTIDALMKLELPSGVEVEIKV, from the coding sequence ATGAGTCAAAAAATCAGAATAAAATTAAAGTCTTACGATCACAGCTTAGTAGACAAATCTGCTGAGAAAATCGTAAAAACTGTAAAGAGTACAGGTGCTGTGGTAACAGGTCCAATTCCGTTGCCAACACACAAAAAGATTTTCACTGTATTGCGTTCTCCGCACGTAAACAAAAAATCTAGAGAACAATTCGAAGTGAGTTCATACAAAAGATTATTAGATATCTACTCTTCATCTTCAAAAACAATTGATGCTCTAATGAAGTTAGAGTTACCAAGTGGAGTAGAGGTAGAGATCAAAGTGTGA
- the rplC gene encoding 50S ribosomal protein L3 has product MSGLIGRKIGMTSIFDENGKNIPCTVIEAGPCVVTQVRTNEVDGYEALQLGFDDKTEKHATKADLGHFKKAGTVAKKKVVEFQDFVTEHKLGDVITVDLFEEGEFVDVLGVSKGKGFQGVVKRHGFGGVGQATHGQHNRLRAPGSVGASSYPSRVFKGMRMAGRTGGENVTVQNLRVLKVVAEKNLLLVKGAIPGHKNSYVIIQK; this is encoded by the coding sequence ATGTCTGGGTTAATTGGTAGAAAAATCGGCATGACTAGTATTTTCGATGAAAACGGGAAAAACATTCCTTGTACAGTAATCGAAGCTGGGCCATGCGTTGTTACCCAAGTCAGAACCAATGAGGTTGACGGGTATGAAGCGTTACAACTTGGTTTCGATGACAAAACAGAAAAACACGCTACTAAAGCGGACTTAGGTCACTTTAAAAAAGCGGGTACTGTTGCGAAAAAGAAAGTCGTTGAATTCCAAGATTTTGTAACTGAACACAAATTAGGTGATGTGATCACTGTAGATTTGTTTGAAGAAGGTGAGTTTGTAGACGTACTAGGTGTGTCAAAAGGTAAAGGTTTCCAAGGGGTTGTTAAACGTCACGGTTTTGGTGGTGTTGGACAAGCTACTCATGGTCAGCACAACCGTTTGAGAGCGCCAGGTTCTGTTGGAGCATCATCTTATCCATCTAGAGTATTCAAAGGAATGCGTATGGCTGGAAGAACAGGAGGAGAAAATGTAACAGTTCAAAACCTTAGAGTTTTAAAAGTGGTTGCTGAAAAGAACTTACTTTTGGTTAAAGGAGCTATTCCTGGACACAAAAACTCTTACGTAATCATTCAAAAGTAA